One genomic segment of Candidatus Thorarchaeota archaeon includes these proteins:
- a CDS encoding ABC transporter ATP-binding protein has product MIRAVDLVKVYRTETVEVQALRGVSLSVERGTFVCIMGPSGSGKTTLLNIIGAIDTPTAGLIEVDGQALSSLSEKEQDTYRLTKIGYVFQDLNLIPTLTAFENVQLPMIAFNVEKTARRTRARELLELVGMEKRMEHTPSQLSGGERQRVAIATALANDPPVILADEPTGVLDSVNALEVVGYLRDAVRNLGKTVVMVTHDANMARQSDRIYHIQDGRIDAGHSPASQSTSESASYELLIRERLAELRNEFASLDSELMQGRLDGASYCARRTQVASTIEVLERELQRMGVVPRTK; this is encoded by the coding sequence ATGATTCGTGCAGTTGACCTTGTGAAAGTATACCGTACTGAAACGGTGGAAGTTCAAGCTCTCAGAGGAGTATCTCTCAGTGTCGAGAGGGGAACGTTCGTCTGTATCATGGGCCCGTCCGGAAGTGGCAAGACCACGCTACTGAACATCATCGGCGCAATTGATACACCCACAGCGGGTCTGATAGAGGTCGACGGGCAGGCTCTCTCTTCGCTCTCCGAGAAGGAACAGGACACGTACAGGCTGACGAAGATTGGCTACGTGTTCCAAGACCTCAATCTGATTCCTACGCTGACCGCGTTTGAGAACGTGCAGCTACCGATGATTGCTTTCAACGTCGAGAAGACTGCCCGCCGCACACGAGCCAGGGAGCTGTTGGAGCTCGTGGGGATGGAGAAGAGGATGGAACACACGCCCTCTCAGTTGAGCGGTGGAGAACGCCAACGAGTTGCCATAGCAACAGCCCTCGCCAACGACCCCCCCGTCATTCTGGCCGATGAACCTACTGGGGTCCTCGACTCAGTAAATGCACTGGAAGTCGTCGGGTACCTTCGCGACGCAGTTAGGAACCTAGGCAAGACTGTCGTGATGGTCACTCATGATGCTAACATGGCCCGTCAGTCCGATAGGATATACCACATCCAAGATGGCCGGATTGATGCAGGACACAGCCCGGCATCACAGTCCACCTCCGAGAGCGCTTCCTATGAACTCCTCATACGAGAGAGGCTTGCAGAACTGCGGAACGAATTCGCATCATTGGATTCGGAGCTGATGCAGGGCAGGCTGGACGGTGCCTCCTACTGTGCCAGACGAACTCAGGTTGCCTCCACAATTGAGGTGCTCGAGAGAGAACTGCAGAGAATGGGCGTCGTTCCCAGAACGAAGTAG
- a CDS encoding FtsX-like permease family protein, translated as MQTGTILVKRIRRDKAASVLTLLFLVLCSTMITQSNLVLSLSVTEAVVQAERDVLVDLVVDMSLHDGIDYNESQSMEQDIQGMSGVHSCERFAILGGLLYENKTPTEQHNTTIIAIDSGTHFFASTRPSGWDTSSGADEALVSDAGPFGVYSGKNTTLVLDVSLFTIDGPLHLNVSLSDIAAVDVPPLLDSVAQGVFERAEDRPTPPSEEVVIVDYTWLLALVEAESDGKSLFGYSNLILVDIQDSIINPFQLDVSILQLRLMTNSVTNRIRSVSRFSTVTNYLYSLMNRISSWSQTQAVQAQETLITVLFVSLYLVHVSNTITWKRRRREIGQLRIRGFSVTAAKRLLMWESLVYGLIGGLTGYVIGFVAVLVITSPHTSIGPLWSNGASSLLPSLILTVTLIVVVSMVASYPVLRTAAKENLVDLVSGEHTQSLHESTLHLRLGSILVLLSSAQILYDLLGHGEFYQATMPSGSGVLALILFSIMEAGTGPIRTAGPLLLTYGLAVWASRYQEPLRRLAVRVGRLVGGDMGSLSAGRLMKDVRMRVSLLFILSALVAVSTMNPILASSQLDHDARAIHAETGSDMTVILSNPSHLNATRSAVDAAEAVLYSTVIYILDLYIAHYTVSVVAIETETWPDAAYYESDWFPAGPAKSLMSSLNGTECLAERSILEQLGCDVGEVLPVSRYPSSPSPTNVTVSAMIEHFPYPATTDSLGVLIVPLDSMVVLEAEGISMDIRILTKLMPDSAVAEIEEDIIQADPHAAVHVASERISSLLESPQYRGINTVRGLALLFGILITSTGTVLICMTYGTELRSDSVMLMKRGLSVRTRTLMLMSGLAVYVVLAFAMGVSIGLLYSYSSIRALSALRYSTVPFRFSVDAGPSILLIGELLCLLAVIYLVFWAQSQRVANTTGGRDFGYDSCS; from the coding sequence GTGCAGACTGGAACAATTCTGGTGAAACGGATAAGACGGGACAAGGCCGCGTCGGTCCTCACACTTCTATTCTTGGTTCTGTGTTCAACAATGATAACACAGTCAAACCTTGTGCTCTCCCTCTCTGTGACCGAAGCCGTTGTTCAAGCGGAACGTGATGTTCTTGTGGACCTTGTTGTGGACATGTCACTGCATGACGGAATCGACTACAACGAGAGCCAATCAATGGAGCAAGACATACAGGGCATGAGTGGAGTTCACTCATGCGAACGTTTCGCTATCTTGGGTGGCCTTCTCTACGAGAACAAGACTCCGACAGAACAACACAACACTACGATAATAGCAATCGACTCCGGGACTCACTTCTTCGCCTCGACGAGACCGTCCGGGTGGGACACGTCAAGTGGTGCTGATGAAGCCCTAGTGTCCGATGCCGGACCGTTCGGAGTATACTCCGGCAAGAACACCACATTGGTTCTAGACGTGTCACTGTTCACTATCGATGGTCCGCTGCACCTCAACGTGAGTCTGAGCGATATTGCTGCGGTTGACGTCCCCCCACTATTGGACAGCGTGGCCCAAGGTGTGTTCGAGCGTGCGGAGGACCGACCCACTCCACCCTCCGAAGAGGTGGTCATTGTCGATTATACATGGCTGCTCGCATTAGTCGAAGCAGAATCTGATGGCAAATCCCTATTCGGATACTCAAACTTGATCTTGGTCGACATTCAGGACAGCATAATCAATCCGTTTCAACTGGACGTGTCCATCCTTCAGTTGAGACTGATGACGAACTCGGTGACCAATCGGATACGCAGTGTCTCCAGATTCTCCACAGTGACCAACTACCTCTACTCTCTGATGAACAGGATCTCTTCTTGGTCCCAGACGCAGGCGGTCCAAGCACAGGAGACCCTCATAACAGTCCTCTTTGTCTCATTGTACCTTGTTCATGTCTCAAACACTATCACATGGAAGCGCAGAAGGCGTGAAATCGGACAACTGAGAATCAGAGGCTTCAGCGTCACTGCGGCAAAGCGGCTCTTGATGTGGGAATCGTTGGTCTATGGGCTAATAGGTGGGTTGACGGGATATGTCATTGGCTTCGTTGCTGTCCTTGTCATCACTTCACCTCACACGAGCATAGGTCCTCTGTGGTCAAATGGCGCGTCCTCTCTTCTCCCCTCACTCATTCTGACAGTCACACTGATAGTAGTGGTCTCCATGGTCGCATCCTATCCAGTTCTCCGCACTGCGGCCAAAGAAAACCTGGTGGACCTTGTGTCCGGTGAGCACACTCAGAGTCTCCACGAGTCCACACTGCACCTGCGGCTCGGGTCCATACTTGTTCTTCTCTCCTCAGCTCAGATTCTGTACGACCTTCTCGGTCATGGTGAATTCTACCAAGCGACTATGCCATCGGGATCAGGTGTTCTGGCCCTAATACTATTCTCAATCATGGAGGCTGGGACTGGACCCATTCGCACAGCTGGTCCTCTGCTTCTCACCTATGGGTTGGCAGTCTGGGCCAGCAGGTACCAAGAGCCGCTAAGACGTCTTGCGGTGAGAGTTGGGAGGCTTGTAGGTGGGGACATGGGTTCACTCTCTGCGGGCCGCTTGATGAAGGATGTTCGGATGCGCGTATCCCTCCTATTCATACTGTCAGCTCTCGTTGCAGTCTCCACAATGAATCCGATACTCGCCTCTTCCCAGCTCGACCACGATGCAAGGGCCATTCATGCTGAGACTGGTTCAGATATGACCGTGATACTATCCAATCCTAGTCATCTGAATGCCACTCGGAGTGCGGTCGATGCGGCTGAGGCCGTGCTCTACTCCACCGTGATTTACATACTTGATCTATACATTGCGCACTACACAGTCTCAGTGGTTGCGATTGAAACGGAGACCTGGCCTGACGCCGCCTACTATGAGTCAGACTGGTTCCCAGCGGGTCCTGCCAAGAGTCTCATGTCCTCATTGAACGGGACTGAATGCCTGGCAGAACGTTCGATTCTCGAGCAACTAGGTTGCGATGTTGGTGAGGTGTTACCGGTGTCCCGGTACCCATCTTCTCCCAGTCCTACTAATGTGACTGTGAGTGCCATGATAGAGCACTTTCCATACCCCGCGACAACTGACAGTCTGGGAGTGCTTATCGTCCCGTTGGATTCGATGGTGGTCCTCGAAGCAGAAGGAATCTCGATGGACATACGGATTCTGACCAAGCTCATGCCAGACAGTGCAGTCGCAGAAATAGAGGAGGACATCATTCAGGCGGACCCGCACGCGGCTGTTCATGTTGCAAGCGAGCGCATATCCTCTCTTCTGGAGAGCCCTCAGTATCGGGGCATCAATACTGTCCGGGGACTGGCTCTGCTGTTCGGCATCCTCATTACTTCTACAGGTACTGTTCTCATTTGCATGACCTACGGCACAGAGCTCCGAAGTGACTCTGTCATGCTGATGAAGAGAGGACTCTCTGTTCGGACGAGGACCCTGATGCTCATGTCAGGGTTGGCTGTGTATGTCGTATTGGCATTCGCGATGGGGGTCTCCATCGGACTCCTCTACTCATACTCCTCAATCCGAGCACTGAGCGCGCTCCGATACAGTACGGTGCCGTTTCGGTTCTCGGTCGATGCTGGTCCGAGCATCCTTCTGATCGGAGAGTTGTTGTGCCTGCTTGCTGTCATCTATCTCGTGTTCTGGGCCCAATCACAACGTGTGGCCAACACAACAGGAGGAAGAGACTTTGGATATGATTCGTGCAGTTGA